The segment CCGATTGAACGAATTAGTCTTTCTGATGTGAGCGCAGGTATCAAACAAAAGAGCCTTCCTGATTTCAGGAAGGCTCTTTTGTTTGATAGAGAAAAACGAGTTACACAGTAGCTAAAACGTCTTTTACTCTTTGCGCAGCTTCTTTCAAAGCTACAGCAGAATATACTTTCAGGCCAGATTCGTCAATGATACGAGCACCTTCTTCTGCGTTGGTTCCTTGTAGGCGAACAATGATGGGAACGTTGATAGTACCAATGTTTTTGTAAGCCTCTACCACTCCATTTGCAACACGGTCGCAACGTACAATACCACCGAAGATGTTGATCAGGATGGCTTTTACGTTAGGGTCTTGCAAAATCAGACGGAAACCAGCTTCTACGGTTTGTGCGTTGGCTCCACCTCCTACGTCCAGGAAGTTAGCCGGCTCACCACCAGAAAGTTTAATAATGTCCATGGTCGCCATAGCCAGACCAGCACCGTTTACCATACAACCTACGTTACCGTCAAGCTTCACATAGTTCAGGTTGCTTTTGCTCGCTTCTACTTCCAACGGATCTTCTTCCGCGATGTCGCGAAGGTCAGCCAGATCTTTATGACGGAACAGAGCGTTATCGTCTAGGTCTACTTTACCGTCTACGGCTAAGATTTTGTTGTCTGAGGTCTTCAACACAGGGTTGATCTCAAACATAGAAGCGTCTGTGTCCAGATAGGCGTTGTACAAGCTGGTTAAGAACTTTGTAAACTCTTTGAAAGCTTCTCCTTGCAAGCCAAATGCAAACGCAATCTTATTGGCTTGGAACGGACGAAGACCAACCGTTGGGTCAATCCACTCTTTGAAGATTTTCTCTGGCGTATGCTCAGCCACTTCTTCAATGTCCATGCCGCCCTCAGTTGACGCCATGATCACGTTTTGGCCTTTAGCTCTATCCAGTAAGATAGAAACGTAATATTCTTTCGGCTCAGAATCGCCCGGATAGTATACATCCTGCGCTACCAGCACTTTGTTTACTTTTTTGCCTTCAGGGCCGGTCTGGTGCGTGATTAGCTGCATGCCAATGATTTGGCCGGCAATCTCTTTCACCTGCTCCAGGTTTTTAGCCAATTTCACCCCGCCGCCTTTACCACGACCGCCCGCATGAATCTGGGCTTTGATTACGTGCCAGCCAGTGCCGGTTTCCTCTGTTAAACGCTTAGCAGCGGCTACCGCCTCTTCAGGGGTCTCTGCCACGATGCCTTCCTGAATTCTAACGCCGTAGCGTT is part of the Rufibacter tibetensis genome and harbors:
- the sucC gene encoding ADP-forming succinate--CoA ligase subunit beta produces the protein MNIHEYQAKDILKRYGVRIQEGIVAETPEEAVAAAKRLTEETGTGWHVIKAQIHAGGRGKGGGVKLAKNLEQVKEIAGQIIGMQLITHQTGPEGKKVNKVLVAQDVYYPGDSEPKEYYVSILLDRAKGQNVIMASTEGGMDIEEVAEHTPEKIFKEWIDPTVGLRPFQANKIAFAFGLQGEAFKEFTKFLTSLYNAYLDTDASMFEINPVLKTSDNKILAVDGKVDLDDNALFRHKDLADLRDIAEEDPLEVEASKSNLNYVKLDGNVGCMVNGAGLAMATMDIIKLSGGEPANFLDVGGGANAQTVEAGFRLILQDPNVKAILINIFGGIVRCDRVANGVVEAYKNIGTINVPIIVRLQGTNAEEGARIIDESGLKVYSAVALKEAAQRVKDVLATV